The following are encoded together in the Xanthomonas vesicatoria ATCC 35937 genome:
- a CDS encoding glycoside hydrolase family 43 protein, translating into MAALVPVVAQAQASAGANVAFDWFDYRGDDAVFATPLAAGQYRNPILAGFYPDPSITRVGERYYLVNSTFAYFPAIPVFESGDLVHWTQVGNVVERREQLNYDGLTVSRGMFAASIRHHDGRFYVVGTAVDSGGNFIASASSAAGPWSQLTWLPGIDGIDPSLFFDTDGSAYLLNNGPPQGTPLYEGHRAIWMQRFDIASNRPIGPRKVLLNGGVDLASKPIWIEGPHLYQRDGWYYLSCAEGGTGPQHSQVVLRSRNVWGPYAPSPHNPILTQRDLPADRAHPVSNAGHADFVAAPDGQWWAVFLASRPYSGDRYNTGRETFLLPVQWRDGWPSILPAGAPIPYIANAPAGATATADQAPLSGNFTWHDDFTATALQREWLTLRVPKRTVADTQARAGWLTLHATEQGLEGSGTPAFVARRQQHTRFYASTALAVPTQAGVQAGLAAFQNANAWYTLGVRREGAALEVFVDKRDGTTTTTLAHTRIPATTTQLRLQISGDGGTYSFDYDANGAGWQSLRRNDDAGFLSTAQAGGFVGSMIGPFARLQPDRTKED; encoded by the coding sequence ATGGCCGCGCTTGTGCCTGTCGTGGCGCAGGCGCAGGCCAGCGCCGGAGCCAATGTCGCCTTCGATTGGTTCGACTATCGCGGCGACGATGCGGTGTTCGCCACGCCGTTGGCGGCCGGTCAATACCGCAACCCGATCCTGGCCGGTTTCTATCCGGACCCCAGCATCACACGCGTGGGCGAGCGCTACTACCTGGTCAATTCCACCTTTGCGTATTTCCCGGCGATTCCGGTATTCGAGAGCGGCGATCTGGTGCACTGGACGCAGGTTGGCAACGTGGTCGAGCGGCGCGAACAGCTCAACTACGACGGCCTGACCGTCTCGCGCGGTATGTTCGCCGCGAGTATTCGCCACCATGACGGGCGCTTTTATGTGGTGGGGACGGCGGTCGATAGCGGTGGCAACTTTATCGCCAGCGCCAGCAGCGCCGCCGGCCCCTGGTCGCAACTGACCTGGCTGCCAGGCATCGACGGCATCGACCCGTCGCTGTTCTTCGACACCGACGGCAGCGCGTATCTGCTCAACAACGGCCCACCGCAAGGCACGCCGTTATACGAAGGCCACCGCGCGATCTGGATGCAGCGCTTCGACATCGCCAGCAATCGGCCCATCGGCCCACGCAAGGTGTTGCTCAACGGCGGCGTGGACCTGGCCAGCAAGCCGATCTGGATCGAGGGCCCGCACCTGTATCAACGCGACGGCTGGTACTACCTGTCGTGCGCCGAGGGCGGCACCGGGCCGCAACATTCGCAGGTGGTGTTGCGCAGCCGCAACGTGTGGGGGCCGTACGCGCCCTCGCCGCACAACCCCATCCTGACCCAGCGCGATCTGCCTGCCGACCGTGCGCATCCGGTCAGCAATGCCGGCCATGCGGATTTTGTCGCAGCACCGGACGGGCAATGGTGGGCGGTGTTCCTGGCCAGCCGGCCGTATTCCGGCGATCGCTACAACACCGGGCGCGAGACGTTTTTGCTGCCGGTGCAATGGCGCGATGGCTGGCCGTCGATTCTGCCCGCCGGCGCACCGATTCCCTACATCGCCAATGCACCTGCGGGCGCAACCGCCACTGCCGATCAGGCGCCGCTGTCGGGCAACTTCACCTGGCACGACGACTTCACTGCCACTGCCTTGCAGCGCGAATGGCTTACCCTGCGCGTGCCTAAGCGCACGGTGGCCGATACGCAGGCACGCGCCGGTTGGCTGACTCTGCATGCAACCGAGCAAGGGCTGGAGGGCAGCGGCACGCCCGCGTTTGTTGCACGCCGCCAGCAACACACGCGTTTTTACGCCAGCACCGCGCTGGCGGTGCCCACCCAAGCAGGCGTGCAGGCCGGGCTGGCCGCCTTCCAGAACGCCAACGCGTGGTACACGCTGGGCGTGCGTCGCGAGGGCGCTGCATTAGAGGTCTTTGTCGACAAGCGCGACGGCACCACCACCACGACACTGGCGCACACCCGCATCCCGGCCACCACAACGCAGCTGCGCTTGCAGATCAGCGGCGATGGTGGCACCTACAGCTTCGACTACGACGCCAACGGTGCCGGTTGGCAGTCGCTACGCCGCAACGACGATGCCGGTTTTCTCAGCACCGCACAGGCCGGCGGCTTCGTCGGCAGCATGATCGGGCCCTTCGCCCGGTTGCAACCAGACCGCACCAAGGAGGACTGA
- the manD gene encoding D-mannonate dehydratase ManD has product MSQTSDSPAPLQGSARDREIVEARVIVTCPGRNFVTLKIRTRAGITGLGDATLNGRELAVAAYLQEHLVPNLIGRDAGRIEDIWQFFYRGAYWRRGPVTMSAIAAVDVALWDILGKMAGLPLYQLLGGRSREGALVYGHANGRDIAETSDEVGRFREMGFIAIRAQCGVPGIKKTYGISSGGKPYEPAESELPTETVWSTPRYLGVVPKLFEQLRSDHGNEIELLHDAHHRLTPIEAARLGRDLEPYRLFWLEDATPAENQRAFEIIRQHTVTPLAVGEVFNSIWDCKHLIEQQLIDYIRTTIVHAGGITHVRRLADFAALHQVRTGFHGATDLSPVCMGAALHFDTWVPNFGIQEYMFHSDEANAVFPHDYVFRDGRLHCGETPGHGVDIDEALAAKYPYVPKQLPIARLEDGAMWDW; this is encoded by the coding sequence ATGTCACAGACTTCCGACTCCCCTGCACCGCTGCAAGGTTCTGCCCGCGACCGCGAGATCGTCGAGGCGCGCGTCATCGTCACCTGCCCTGGGCGCAACTTCGTCACCTTGAAGATTCGCACCCGCGCAGGGATCACCGGGCTGGGCGATGCCACGCTCAATGGTCGCGAACTGGCGGTGGCGGCGTACCTGCAGGAACACCTGGTACCGAACCTGATCGGCCGCGATGCCGGGCGCATCGAGGACATCTGGCAGTTCTTCTACCGCGGTGCGTATTGGCGCCGTGGCCCGGTGACGATGAGCGCGATTGCCGCAGTGGACGTAGCGCTGTGGGACATCCTGGGCAAGATGGCCGGCCTGCCGTTGTACCAGCTGCTGGGCGGGCGCTCGCGCGAAGGTGCGCTGGTCTATGGTCACGCCAACGGCCGCGATATCGCCGAAACGAGCGACGAGGTGGGCCGCTTCCGCGAGATGGGCTTTATCGCCATTCGCGCGCAATGCGGCGTGCCCGGCATCAAGAAGACCTATGGCATTTCCAGCGGCGGCAAGCCGTACGAGCCCGCCGAAAGCGAACTGCCTACCGAAACGGTGTGGTCCACGCCGCGTTACCTGGGCGTTGTGCCGAAGTTGTTCGAGCAATTGCGCAGCGATCACGGCAATGAGATCGAGCTGCTGCACGATGCGCATCACCGGCTCACCCCGATCGAGGCCGCGCGCCTGGGCCGCGATCTGGAGCCGTACCGGCTATTCTGGCTGGAAGACGCCACGCCAGCGGAAAACCAGCGTGCGTTCGAGATCATTCGCCAACACACGGTGACGCCATTGGCAGTGGGCGAAGTGTTCAATTCGATCTGGGACTGCAAGCACCTGATCGAGCAGCAACTGATCGACTACATCCGCACCACGATCGTGCATGCCGGCGGCATCACCCACGTGCGACGGCTCGCGGATTTTGCCGCGTTGCATCAGGTGCGCACCGGCTTCCACGGCGCCACCGATCTGTCGCCGGTGTGCATGGGCGCGGCCCTGCACTTCGATACCTGGGTGCCCAACTTCGGCATCCAGGAATACATGTTCCATTCCGACGAGGCCAACGCGGTGTTTCCGCACGACTACGTGTTCCGCGACGGGCGCCTGCATTGCGGCGAAACCCCGGGGCATGGCGTGGACATCGACGAGGCGCTGGCCGCCAAGTATCCGTATGTGCCTAAACAGCTGCCGATTGCACGCCTGGAAGACGGCGCGATGTGGGATTGGTGA
- a CDS encoding sialate O-acetylesterase: MTPLAVLLSAAIVSSAAQAADAPLLHALFQDHVVLQRDAPVKVWGDAAPGMRVTVQLETQRVQARADRDGHWQARLPAHAAGGPYRLQASTSDGTTQQVSDVLIGDVWLCSGQSNMELQVHRTLDARSEIADADHPTIRMFKVPAQSSPTPQTRFGGQSEWQLTTPETVKDFSAACYYFARELQKTVDVPMGLINASWGGSQLQAWIGDTALRAAGDDGPALDVLARYARDPVEAAPRWGALWEGWWHAHGEGDPWQPDAPGAWQTAPAALGAWDDWGVPQLVGFNGMVWYRTTIELSAAQAAQDASLLLGPVDELDQTWVNGRGVGSSYGADQPRRYTLPRGHLHAGRNSIVLNVLNTYRRGGLLGDASSRALQFADGSTLPLDAPWQYQIVSPQLGTPPRAPWSSAAGLTTLYNGMIAPLGQLGLRGVLWYQGESNAGDAVHYPALLQAWQRDWRARFGATLPLLVVQLANYGAPPMHPVESGWAQLREAQRRFVADDAHAGLAVAIDIGDRYDIHPANKQELGRRLARAARHVVYGEAIAPSGPVPRSARRDGDAIRIAFDDVDAALLSYGNDAPIGFEVCAAAANNCRYTSATLQGHEASLRVPSGLAATRVRYCWADSPVCTLYDRSGLPAGPFELPITSASSP, encoded by the coding sequence ATGACACCCCTGGCGGTACTGCTGTCTGCGGCAATAGTGTCCAGCGCTGCACAGGCTGCCGATGCGCCGTTGCTGCACGCGCTCTTTCAAGACCATGTGGTGCTGCAGCGCGATGCACCGGTCAAGGTCTGGGGCGATGCGGCGCCGGGCATGCGCGTCACCGTGCAACTGGAGACGCAGCGGGTACAAGCACGCGCCGACCGTGACGGGCATTGGCAGGCGCGCCTGCCTGCACACGCGGCCGGTGGCCCGTACCGCTTGCAGGCCAGCACATCCGATGGCACCACCCAGCAAGTGAGCGATGTGCTGATCGGTGATGTGTGGCTGTGCTCGGGCCAATCCAACATGGAATTGCAGGTGCATCGCACGCTGGATGCACGCAGCGAAATTGCCGATGCCGATCACCCCACCATCCGCATGTTCAAGGTGCCTGCGCAATCCAGCCCCACCCCGCAGACGCGTTTCGGTGGCCAGTCGGAATGGCAGCTCACCACGCCGGAAACGGTGAAGGACTTTTCTGCGGCGTGTTACTACTTCGCACGCGAATTGCAGAAGACCGTCGATGTGCCGATGGGCCTGATCAACGCCTCGTGGGGCGGCTCGCAGCTGCAGGCCTGGATCGGCGACACGGCATTGCGTGCCGCAGGCGACGATGGCCCGGCGCTAGATGTGCTGGCGCGTTACGCACGCGATCCGGTGGAGGCCGCGCCGCGTTGGGGCGCACTGTGGGAGGGCTGGTGGCATGCGCACGGCGAAGGCGATCCCTGGCAACCGGATGCGCCCGGCGCCTGGCAAACCGCGCCGGCGGCATTGGGCGCGTGGGACGACTGGGGCGTACCGCAGCTGGTCGGTTTCAATGGCATGGTCTGGTACCGCACCACCATTGAGCTGAGCGCCGCGCAGGCCGCGCAGGACGCCAGCTTGTTGCTTGGGCCGGTGGACGAGCTGGATCAAACCTGGGTCAATGGGCGCGGCGTGGGCAGCAGCTACGGCGCCGACCAGCCGCGCCGCTACACGCTGCCGCGCGGCCACCTGCATGCCGGGCGCAACAGCATCGTGCTCAACGTGCTCAACACCTATCGCCGCGGTGGATTGCTGGGCGATGCATCGTCGCGTGCGCTGCAGTTTGCCGATGGCAGCACGCTGCCGCTGGATGCGCCGTGGCAGTACCAGATCGTGTCGCCGCAACTCGGCACACCGCCACGCGCGCCGTGGTCGTCGGCGGCCGGGCTGACCACCTTGTACAACGGCATGATCGCCCCGCTCGGCCAGCTGGGGCTGCGGGGCGTGCTGTGGTACCAGGGCGAATCCAATGCCGGCGATGCGGTGCATTATCCCGCGCTGCTGCAGGCCTGGCAGCGCGACTGGCGTGCACGCTTCGGTGCAACGCTGCCGCTGCTGGTGGTGCAGCTTGCCAACTACGGCGCGCCGCCCATGCACCCGGTGGAAAGCGGGTGGGCGCAGCTGCGCGAAGCGCAGCGCCGCTTCGTTGCCGACGATGCGCATGCGGGCCTGGCGGTGGCCATCGACATCGGCGACCGCTACGACATCCATCCTGCCAACAAGCAGGAGCTTGGGCGGCGCCTGGCGCGCGCGGCGCGGCATGTGGTGTATGGCGAGGCGATTGCGCCGTCCGGCCCGGTGCCGCGCAGCGCACGTCGCGATGGCGATGCCATCCGCATTGCCTTCGACGACGTGGATGCGGCGTTGCTGAGTTACGGCAACGACGCACCGATCGGCTTTGAAGTCTGCGCTGCGGCAGCCAACAATTGCCGCTACACCAGCGCCACGCTGCAGGGCCACGAGGCCAGCCTGCGTGTTCCTTCCGGCCTCGCCGCCACCCGCGTGCGCTACTGCTGGGCCGACAGCCCGGTCTGCACCTTGTACGACCGCAGCGGCCTGCCGGCCGGCCCGTTCGAACTTCCCATCACTTCCGCCTCTTCCCCATGA
- a CDS encoding LacI family DNA-binding transcriptional regulator, whose protein sequence is MEKVRKSVRRTSRATTIDEVAALAKVSPMTVSRVVNNTGSVRDATRERVMRAVDKLGYTPNLAASALAAAQSTRIALIYSDPSGAYLRELLLGVLRVASRTSIQLVIDCWDDLDADAERKAARKLAKGVAGVILPPPLCESRAAVLELVRAKVPVVAIASNHFSPDVACVRIDEFAAAKEITEHLIAQGHTRIGYIAGHPNLSASTRRFEGFQAALAHAGLRLDKHLVQPGDYTYKSGLVAAEKLLARKRRPSAIFASNDDMAAAAISVAHRRGLDVPRDLSVVGFDDTSAATAVWPELTTVQQPIAAMADAALDILLKTIRAKERTSKMVDHVVAHLLVKRDSVAAPIAIDPTE, encoded by the coding sequence TTGGAGAAGGTCAGGAAATCGGTCCGCCGCACCAGCCGCGCGACCACCATCGACGAGGTGGCGGCGCTGGCGAAAGTGTCGCCGATGACGGTCTCGCGTGTGGTCAACAACACCGGCAGCGTGCGCGACGCCACCCGTGAGCGGGTGATGCGTGCGGTCGACAAGCTCGGCTACACGCCCAACCTGGCCGCCAGCGCGCTGGCCGCCGCGCAGAGCACGCGCATTGCGCTGATCTACAGCGACCCCAGTGGCGCGTATCTGCGTGAATTGCTGCTGGGCGTGCTGCGGGTCGCCTCGCGTACCTCGATCCAGTTGGTGATCGATTGCTGGGACGATCTCGACGCCGATGCCGAACGCAAGGCTGCACGCAAGCTCGCCAAGGGCGTGGCCGGGGTGATCCTGCCGCCACCGTTGTGCGAATCCCGCGCCGCGGTGCTGGAACTGGTGCGCGCCAAGGTGCCGGTGGTGGCGATCGCGTCCAACCATTTCAGTCCCGACGTGGCCTGCGTGCGCATCGACGAATTCGCCGCGGCCAAGGAGATCACCGAGCATCTGATCGCGCAGGGACATACCCGCATCGGCTACATCGCCGGGCATCCCAACCTGTCGGCCAGCACGCGGCGTTTCGAAGGATTTCAGGCTGCGCTTGCGCACGCCGGCCTGCGTCTGGACAAACATCTGGTGCAGCCGGGCGACTACACCTACAAGTCCGGCTTGGTCGCGGCCGAAAAGTTGCTCGCACGCAAACGTCGCCCCAGCGCGATCTTCGCCAGCAACGACGACATGGCCGCAGCGGCCATCTCGGTGGCGCACCGACGCGGGCTGGACGTACCTCGCGATCTGTCGGTCGTGGGCTTCGACGACACCTCCGCAGCCACTGCCGTCTGGCCGGAACTCACCACCGTGCAGCAGCCCATCGCCGCCATGGCCGATGCCGCGCTGGACATCTTGTTGAAGACGATTCGCGCCAAGGAACGCACGTCGAAGATGGTCGATCATGTGGTCGCGCACCTGCTGGTCAAGCGGGATTCGGTGGCCGCACCGATCGCAATCGATCCGACCGAGTAA
- a CDS encoding alpha-glucuronidase family glycosyl hydrolase has product MSARPMGRSRACTRALALMWLVLLGGVLLPAAPVHAEDGYELWLRYQKVRDAEPLRANAQTLVIASDSPTLHAARDELTRGVQGLLGYALHSAATVTADGAILLGAASAPQITALQLKTDDLGREGYLIQTVRVDGHRATAIVGGSDVGALYGVFHFLRLLQTGQPVSALDVRESPRLQLRMLNHWDNLDGVVERGYAGASLWNWQTLPGYLDPRYTDYARANASLGINGTVLNNVNAKAWSLTPQYLDKAAALAKVFRPYGIRVFLSARFSAPIEIGGLKTADPLDPQVQQWWRAKADEIYARIPDFGGFLVKANSEGQPGPQDYGRSHADGANLLADALAPHGGVVMWRAFVYSHEQPDDRAKQAYSEFVPLDGAFRDNVIVQVKNGAIDFQPREPFHPLFGAMRKTPLMPEFQITKEYLGFSTHLAYLGTLFAETLQADTYARGKGSTVAKTVDGTLFNSGKRARLTGIAGVANIGADHNWSGSIFDQANWYAYGRLAWNPALSPEAIAQDWVRMTLSNDPAVVTPVVGMMLRSREAVVDYMTPLGLHHLMGRGHHYGPAPWDAGSERPDWDPVYYHRADRNGIGFDRSASGSNAVAQYAAPVARVFGDVQRVPEQYLLWFHHVSWDRRMASGRPLWDELVWHYDHGVDEVRAMRATWQGLAGKIDAPRYRQVSDFLAIQQNEAQWWRDASIAYFQSVSGRALPADVAPPAHPLAYYQALTFPYAPGNPK; this is encoded by the coding sequence ATGAGCGCACGCCCGATGGGACGCAGTCGCGCATGCACGCGTGCGTTGGCGCTCATGTGGCTGGTGTTGTTGGGCGGTGTGCTGCTGCCGGCGGCGCCGGTACATGCCGAAGATGGTTACGAGCTCTGGTTGCGCTACCAGAAGGTGCGCGATGCCGAGCCGTTGCGGGCAAACGCGCAGACCTTGGTGATTGCCAGCGACTCGCCCACCCTGCATGCCGCGCGCGATGAGCTGACGCGCGGGGTGCAGGGCTTGCTCGGCTATGCCCTGCACAGCGCTGCAACAGTGACTGCCGATGGTGCGATCTTGCTGGGCGCCGCCAGCGCACCGCAGATCACCGCATTGCAGCTGAAAACCGACGATCTGGGCCGTGAGGGGTATCTGATCCAGACCGTGCGCGTGGATGGGCATCGCGCCACTGCCATCGTGGGCGGCAGCGACGTCGGTGCGTTGTATGGCGTCTTTCATTTCCTGCGCCTGCTGCAGACCGGCCAGCCGGTCAGCGCGCTCGACGTACGCGAATCGCCGCGCTTGCAGCTGCGCATGCTCAACCACTGGGACAACCTGGATGGCGTGGTGGAGCGCGGCTATGCCGGTGCATCGTTATGGAACTGGCAGACCCTGCCCGGCTATCTGGATCCGCGCTACACCGACTATGCGCGCGCCAATGCGTCGCTGGGCATCAACGGAACCGTGCTCAACAATGTCAATGCCAAGGCCTGGAGTCTGACACCGCAGTATCTGGACAAGGCCGCGGCACTGGCCAAGGTGTTTCGTCCCTACGGCATCCGCGTGTTTCTCAGCGCGCGCTTCAGTGCACCGATCGAGATTGGGGGCTTGAAAACCGCCGACCCGCTGGACCCGCAGGTGCAGCAGTGGTGGCGTGCCAAGGCCGACGAGATCTACGCGCGCATTCCGGATTTTGGCGGGTTCCTGGTCAAGGCCAACTCCGAAGGCCAGCCCGGTCCGCAGGATTACGGGCGCTCGCATGCCGATGGCGCAAACCTGCTGGCCGACGCGCTGGCGCCCCATGGGGGCGTGGTGATGTGGCGCGCGTTCGTGTATTCGCATGAGCAACCGGACGATCGCGCCAAACAGGCGTACAGCGAGTTTGTGCCGCTCGATGGCGCCTTCCGCGACAACGTGATCGTGCAGGTCAAGAACGGCGCGATCGACTTCCAGCCACGTGAGCCGTTTCATCCGTTGTTCGGCGCGATGCGCAAGACGCCGCTGATGCCTGAGTTCCAGATCACCAAGGAATACCTGGGCTTTTCCACCCACCTTGCCTATCTGGGCACGCTATTTGCCGAAACCCTGCAGGCCGATACCTATGCGCGCGGCAAGGGCTCGACCGTCGCCAAGACGGTGGACGGCACGCTGTTCAACTCCGGCAAGCGGGCGCGGCTCACCGGCATTGCCGGCGTGGCCAATATCGGTGCCGATCACAACTGGAGCGGCTCGATTTTCGATCAGGCCAACTGGTATGCCTACGGGCGGTTGGCGTGGAATCCGGCGTTGTCGCCGGAGGCGATCGCGCAGGACTGGGTGCGTATGACGTTGTCCAACGATCCGGCCGTGGTCACGCCGGTGGTGGGCATGATGCTGCGCTCGCGCGAGGCGGTGGTGGACTACATGACGCCGCTGGGCCTGCATCACCTGATGGGGCGCGGCCACCATTACGGCCCGGCGCCGTGGGATGCCGGCAGCGAGCGCCCCGATTGGGACCCGGTGTATTACCACCGCGCCGATCGCAATGGCATTGGTTTCGATCGCAGCGCCAGCGGCAGCAACGCGGTAGCGCAATACGCAGCGCCGGTGGCGCGCGTGTTCGGCGATGTGCAACGCGTGCCCGAGCAGTATCTGCTGTGGTTCCACCATGTGTCGTGGGACCGGCGCATGGCCTCGGGACGGCCGCTCTGGGACGAGCTGGTCTGGCACTACGACCATGGCGTGGACGAAGTGCGTGCGATGCGCGCGACCTGGCAAGGCCTGGCTGGCAAGATCGATGCGCCGCGCTATCGGCAGGTAAGCGATTTTTTGGCCATCCAGCAGAACGAGGCGCAGTGGTGGCGCGATGCCAGCATCGCCTATTTCCAGAGCGTGTCCGGGCGTGCATTACCGGCCGACGTGGCGCCGCCCGCGCATCCGCTGGCGTATTACCAGGCATTGACGTTTCCCTACGCACCAGGAAATCCGAAATGA